A part of Carettochelys insculpta isolate YL-2023 chromosome 1, ASM3395843v1, whole genome shotgun sequence genomic DNA contains:
- the LOC142007285 gene encoding noggin-1-like → MEVARAGLICLLMLESWAQGPFPSGASPLSQEGDLPLSEDLPLSEKLSNTNPPELDIDLIRSKPSAPVRPYSLSRSPSDYHYSPKPKHLRAPRLLKLLGPSYDPFWMSPQDPRDRNTSLEQLGTLSQDLADGTNRYRNKLLREAENVELPLLLLPEEGMAGNLSHTVAHRLRQWLVDSATCSLTSSWVDLGPVFWPRWVRHTECDTSHTGCSWPPGMTCRPAQFTHIKLLVWHCWMSKDPAIGTGRTLQQCTWRQTPYPVVSACKCSCR, encoded by the coding sequence ATGGAGGTGGCCAGAGCAGGCCTCATTTGCCTCCTGATGCTGgagagctgggcccaggggcCTTTTCCCTCTGgagcctctcccctctcccaggagGGAGACCTTCCCCTAAGCGAGGACCTTCCGCTATCTGAGAAGCTCAGTAACACGAACCCACCTGAACTGGACATCGATCTCATCCGGAGCAAGCCATCTGCCCCCGTGAGGCCCTACAGCCTGTCCCGCTCCCCCAGCGACTACCACTACTCCCCTAAACCCAAGCATCTCAGAGCCCCTCGGCTGTTGAAGCTTCTGGGCCCCTCTTATGACCCCTTCTGGATGTCTCCGCAGGATCCACGAGATCGCAACAccagcctggagcagctgggtACCCTGAGCCAGGACCTGGCTGATGGCACCAACCGTTACCGGAATAAGCTGCTGCGGGAGGCTGAGAACGTGGaactccctctcctgctgctccctgagGAAGGGATGGCCGGCAACCTCAGCCACACTGTCGCCCACCGCCTCCGTCAGTGGCTGGTTGACAGTGCCACCTGCAGCCTGACCTCATCTTGGGTGGATCTGGGGCCTGTCTTCTGGCCACGCTGGGTCCGCCACACGGAGTGCGATACGTCCCACACTGGCTGCTCCTGGCCTCCTGGCATGACCTGCCGTCCTGCGCAGTTCACCCACATCAAGCTTCTGGTCTGGCACTGCTGGATGAGCAAAGACCCAGCCATAGGCACAGGCAGGACTCTCCAGCAATGCACCTGGCGGCAGACTCCCTACCCAGTAGTGTCAGCTTGCAAGTGCTCCTGTCGGTAA